The DNA window TGTTCAGCTTGTAGTCGGCACTCAAGTCATCGAGACGTTCATTCCCTTTTGCCGCTGCCAGATAGGCCTCGGCATGGGCGACAGAGCTCTCGAGCGTTGCCGCATCGAGAGACTTTGCATCGGGGAATGGGATGCCCAGCTTGAACGGATACTGTTGCTCCAGTTGTTCGATTTGCTCTGGGGTCAGATAGCGATCCTTCTCGCGCCCGGCAAAGCGGCGCATCGCCCACTCTGCCACCGTGCGAATCTGCACACGAGGCCACAAGGGTTCGATAAAGAACTGGCCAAAGCCCTGCAGCAGATGTCCAATCGCGAAAGAGAAGACAAGCCCGGTGGTGATGCCGAGGCCGGAACTGGCAAAGTCGCTGGCCATCCATTCCTTCGGCGCAAAGAGCAACAGCGCGATCAGCAAGAGCACCGCGCCCGGCATGACAACCGAAGCGAATTCTACAAAGAGCCGAATGTTGCGCATGACAATTTGCCGGGCTGTCCCAAATTCTTTGACAAGCCTGTAAAGATAGCGGATTCTGAAGCTGTCGAAAGCCGACATGTCGAAAGCAAAAAACGAAGTACCTTATGGCACATTGGATCTGCTGATCCTGAAGACTCTCGAGACAAGGGGCACTTTGCATGGCTATGCGATTGCACGGCGTATCGAGCAGGTTTCAGAGGACGCGTTGCAACTGAGCCAAGGCTCGGTCTACCCGGCGCTGGTGCGCCTTGAGCAAGAGGGATGGATCGCCGCCGAGTGGGGCGTCTCTGAGACCAATCGCAAGGTCCGCTTCTACTCCTTGACGCGCAGTGGCCGCAAGCAGTTGTTGGTGGAAGTGGCGAACTGGGAACAGGCCATGGCCCTGGTGGGCCGCTTTCTGGGAGCCTCTGCGTGACGCCGCGCCGCGCACTTGCGAGGATCACCGCGCTGTTTCGCAAGCGGCGTCTCGATCGCGACTTGGAAGAAGAAGTGCGTGCGCATCTCGAGATGGCGGAGATGGACGCCATCGCCAGTGGATCGACGCCAGAAGCAGCACGGCAGAAGGCACGCCGCGAATTCGGAGGAGTGACACAAATGCAAGAAAAGCATCGCGAACAGCGCAGCGCCCAGTGGATCGAGAATTTTCTGCGCGACTTCCGCTTCGGGCTCTCCTCGCTGCTCCGCACGCCCAGCTTTACGGCCATTGTTGTCGGCGTGCTGGCGCTTGGAATTGGCGCGAATGTCGCGATGTTCAGCCTGGTGGATGCGGTGCTGCTCAAGCCGCTTCCGTTTCGCGAGCCCGATCGCATTGTCGCTGTGTGGGAGGCACCTCGCAAGGGCGTGACCAATGCCACCAGCACGCCCGACTTTCTCGATTGGAAGCGGCTCGGAACCCGCTTTGAGGCGCTGGCCGCAACGCAACACCTCTCGTCTTCGCTCACCGGAAATGGGGAAGCCATGCGCCTGAACGGCATGGCCGTCACCACTGACTACTTCCGGATCTTCCAGGTAGGCCCCGGGCTGGGACGCAGCTTCAGTGCCGCGGATGATCAACCGGTGGTGGTGCTCAGTCATGCCGCCTGGCAGAAGTACTTTGCCGGAGACCCGGGCATTCTCGGCCGCAAGCTGATTCTGGATGGGGAGGCGTATCCAGTGATCGGAGTACTGCCGCCGGGCGCTTTCGACCGCGAAGAGGTCGCGTTCTGGAAGCCGCTCGTATTTGCGCCAGAGCAGCAGCGCCGCGACTTCCACTGGATGACCGTCTATGGCCGGCTGCGCGCAGGCGTAACGCCCGCACAAGCGCAGGAGCAATTGCAGGCAATCGCAACCGCGCAGAAAGAGCTGACGCCCTTGTTCAAACGCGATTGGAAGATCCAGGTGGAGGCTTATGAAAATCTAGTGGTGGGCGACGGGCTGCGCCGGCAGCTCTACATCGCCTTCGGCGCCGTGGCCTTTGTCCTGCTGATTGCTTGTGCGAATGTTGCAAATCTGCTGATCGGCAAAGGTGTCGCGCGCCGCAAAGAGCTTGCAGTGCGTGCGGCCTTGGGCGCGAGCCGGGGCAGGCTGATTGCGCAATTGCTCACCGAGAGCTTGGCGCTTTGCCTGCTGGGTGGCGCGGCGGGCGTCTTGCTGGCCTGGTTGTTGCTGCGCTTGGCGCAGCCCTTTCTCTTGCAGGCTTTGCCCTTCACCGCTGCCGTCAATCTCGACCTGCGGGTGCTCGCCTTTGCGGTGCTACTGGCCTTGGGAGTTGCGTTGCTGGTGGGTGTATTGCCTTCGCTCCAGACTTCGTTTGCCAATCTGGCGGCCTCGATGAATGCGACCGCGCGCGGTTCTTCCGGCTCGCACTCCTTTGCACGACGGCTGATTGTGATCGCCGAGGTTGCCTTGTCGCTTGTATTGCTGTGCGGCGCGATGTTGCTATTTCGCAGCCTGTTGAAGCTGCAGGATCTTGATACCGGGGTGCGCATCGACAAGGTGATGACGATGTCGATCGATGTCCCCTTGCGTGCCTACCCGACACCGCAACGGGCCGCGTTGCTTTACGAATCTCTCGCGCAGCGGGTGAAAGCGGCGCCCGGCGTCAGCGAGGTTGCCTTGGCCACCCATCTGCCTTTGCGCTGGATTGGGAACGGCGAAGGCATGATGGTGCCGGGCGTGGAGAAGCCGGTGAATGTGCGCTTCAAGCGTGTCGACCCCGGCTACTTCCGAAGCTTCGGGATTCCGCTTCTGTCTGGCCGCGAGATCACGGAGCGCGATCGCAACAACACGCCGCGCATTGCGGTGATCAACGAAGCGTTGGCCCAGCGGCTGCGTGAAGTCGCTCAAGGCAAGGACCCGGTGGGAATGAAGGTACAGGTGTCGTGCCCGAACTATGAGGTGAAAGGCACGACGATACAGGACATCGAGATTGCCGGGGTGATCCGCAGCGAGCGCGTCGGCGGGCCGGGGAGGCCAGACCCACCCGTCGTCTATGTGCCACTGGCCCAGTCGCCCAGCGGCGGCGTGCGGCTGATTGTCCGCACCCAGGGCGAGCCCAGCGTGGTGGTGCCCGGCTTGCGGGAAGCCTTGCGCGAAGTGGACCCGTCGCTTGCGCCGGGAGATCTGGCCACGATGCAGGAAGTGCGCGAGCAGACCTTATCGGGATCGAGCCGCCCGGCCTGGTTGATCGGCTGCTTTGCGCTGGTGGCGGCCTTGCTTGCAGCACTGGGTCTGTATGGTGTGCTGTCGAATGCGGTGATGCAGCAGCGGCGCGAGATCGGCATCCGGATGGCGCTGGGCGCAAGGGGAATCGATGTCGTCCTGCAGGTGCTGCAGAATGCAGTGGTGACGGTTGCCGCCGGATTGTTGCTTGGCCTGGCGGGAGCCTTCTCCTTGACGCGAGTGATGAAGAATCTGCTGTATGAGACCTCGCCGATGGACCCGCTGGCCTTTAGCTTCGCTTGTGCGCTGATGATGGCCGTGGGGATTGCCGCCGGCTTTGTGCCGGCCAACCGCGCCTCACGCGTGGACCCGGTGACGAGCTTGCGCGAAGACGCCTAGCGCTGGTACCAATCGGCATTGCGCTGACTCCAACTGGCGGTCAGATCTTCTGCCGGAAAGATCGCAGCGGCAGGACAGACCGGCACGCAGGCTCCGCAGCAGATGCAGTCCTCCGGATGGATGTACAACTGGCTTTCTGCGCCAAAGCCGGGCTCGTCGCCACGAGGGTGAATCGCATCCACTGGACAGGCATCGACACAGGCCGTGTCCTTCACTCCAATGCAAGGTTCCGCAATTACGTAGGGCATGACTCAGCGTAGAAAGGCCAGTGGCAAGGCGCGATGACTGAAGTCACATGCCGCGGATGTTTTAGAAAGAAAGTTCGGCGGCCAGTTTGTCGAGATCGGGGATGGTGAGGGCGCGGCGCTTCATGACAATGAACCCGGCGCCATGGAGGCGTCCGAGATTCCTCGAAATCAACTCGCGTACGGTGCCCAGCCGTGCGGCGAGTTCTTCCTGATTCTCTTGCAACTCGATGAGGATGCCTTCAGCGCAAAGCTTGCCGGCGTCTTGTGCCAGGCGCAGCAGGTGGGCAATAAGACGGTCGCGCACCGTGGCAAAGGAGAGATC is part of the Bryobacter aggregatus MPL3 genome and encodes:
- a CDS encoding PadR family transcriptional regulator, which codes for MSKAKNEVPYGTLDLLILKTLETRGTLHGYAIARRIEQVSEDALQLSQGSVYPALVRLEQEGWIAAEWGVSETNRKVRFYSLTRSGRKQLLVEVANWEQAMALVGRFLGASA
- a CDS encoding ABC transporter permease, whose product is MTPRRALARITALFRKRRLDRDLEEEVRAHLEMAEMDAIASGSTPEAARQKARREFGGVTQMQEKHREQRSAQWIENFLRDFRFGLSSLLRTPSFTAIVVGVLALGIGANVAMFSLVDAVLLKPLPFREPDRIVAVWEAPRKGVTNATSTPDFLDWKRLGTRFEALAATQHLSSSLTGNGEAMRLNGMAVTTDYFRIFQVGPGLGRSFSAADDQPVVVLSHAAWQKYFAGDPGILGRKLILDGEAYPVIGVLPPGAFDREEVAFWKPLVFAPEQQRRDFHWMTVYGRLRAGVTPAQAQEQLQAIATAQKELTPLFKRDWKIQVEAYENLVVGDGLRRQLYIAFGAVAFVLLIACANVANLLIGKGVARRKELAVRAALGASRGRLIAQLLTESLALCLLGGAAGVLLAWLLLRLAQPFLLQALPFTAAVNLDLRVLAFAVLLALGVALLVGVLPSLQTSFANLAASMNATARGSSGSHSFARRLIVIAEVALSLVLLCGAMLLFRSLLKLQDLDTGVRIDKVMTMSIDVPLRAYPTPQRAALLYESLAQRVKAAPGVSEVALATHLPLRWIGNGEGMMVPGVEKPVNVRFKRVDPGYFRSFGIPLLSGREITERDRNNTPRIAVINEALAQRLREVAQGKDPVGMKVQVSCPNYEVKGTTIQDIEIAGVIRSERVGGPGRPDPPVVYVPLAQSPSGGVRLIVRTQGEPSVVVPGLREALREVDPSLAPGDLATMQEVREQTLSGSSRPAWLIGCFALVAALLAALGLYGVLSNAVMQQRREIGIRMALGARGIDVVLQVLQNAVVTVAAGLLLGLAGAFSLTRVMKNLLYETSPMDPLAFSFACALMMAVGIAAGFVPANRASRVDPVTSLREDA
- a CDS encoding 4Fe-4S dicluster domain-containing protein — its product is MPYVIAEPCIGVKDTACVDACPVDAIHPRGDEPGFGAESQLYIHPEDCICCGACVPVCPAAAIFPAEDLTASWSQRNADWYQR